DNA sequence from the Colletotrichum higginsianum IMI 349063 chromosome 10, whole genome shotgun sequence genome:
CAAGACCGGCCTCTAtggcgtcgccctcgccggctctctctacctctcctacctctacGTCACCGACACGCGAGCCTCGATCCACCGCCTGGCGCCCTTGATGATACGCTTCGTCTgggccgacgccgaagacgcTCACCACGCCGGCACGAGCCTGATGAAGACGCTCTACGACCTGGGCCTGTACATCCGCGAGCGCGACCGGTCTCTTGCCCAACACCCGGCCCTCGTCACCGAAGTCTACGGCACGAAGCTCTCCAACCCCATCGGCATcagcgccggcctcgacaagcACGCCGACATCCCCGacgccctcttcgccctcggcgcTGGCATCGTCGAGGTAGGCGGCTGCACGCCTCGCCCCCAGGACGGCAACCCGCGTCCCCGTGTCTTCCGCGTCCCCGGCCTCAACGGCATGATCAATCGCTACGGCCTCAACTCGCGCGGCGCCGACAGCATGGCCATCACCCTGAGGGAGCGCGTGCGCAAGTTCGCCCTCAAGGTCGGTGCCACCGAGAAGGAGGTCCTGGATGGCGAGGCTGGCGTCCCGGCCGGCAGTCTGCTGCCCGGCCGCCTGCTCGCCGTGCAGATCGCCAAGAACAAGGAGACGGACCAGACGGACGTCAACGCTGTGGCCAGGGACTACGTCTACTGCGTGCAGCGCCTCGCGAGGTACGCCGACATCCTCGTTGTCAACGTCAGCAGCCCCAACACCCCCGGCCTCCGCGACCTGCAGGCCACCGAGCCCCTCACGAAGCTGCTgagcgccgtcgtcgaggaggcggccaaggtcgaTCGCAAGGTCCGCCCCAGGGTCATGGTCAAGGTCTCCcccgatgaggaggaggatgcccaagtcgagggcatcgtccAGGCCGTCTGCAAcagcggcgtcgacggcgtcatcgtcggcaacACCACCAACCGCCGCACCGGCATCGTCCCGGACGGCGTCAAGCTCACGGCGACGGAGCAGAAGGCCCTGCGGGAGACGGGCGGATACTCTGGCCCCGCCATGTACGGCAGGACGCTCGAGCTGGTCAAGAGATACCgcaagaagctcgacgccCAGGCCCTGC
Encoded proteins:
- a CDS encoding Dihydroorotate dehydrogenase, which gives rise to MASIGMRSGRLQAALRTARNNNTIIRPRLPRDAPRRHASTGAGSSTDSPPAVSGFKTGLYGVALAGSLYLSYLYVTDTRASIHRLAPLMIRFVWADAEDAHHAGTSLMKTLYDLGLYIRERDRSLAQHPALVTEVYGTKLSNPIGISAGLDKHADIPDALFALGAGIVEVGGCTPRPQDGNPRPRVFRVPGLNGMINRYGLNSRGADSMAITLRERVRKFALKVGATEKEVLDGEAGVPAGSLLPGRLLAVQIAKNKETDQTDVNAVARDYVYCVQRLARYADILVVNVSSPNTPGLRDLQATEPLTKLLSAVVEEAAKVDRKVRPRVMVKVSPDEEEDAQVEGIVQAVCNSGVDGVIVGNTTNRRTGIVPDGVKLTATEQKALRETGGYSGPAMYGRTLELVKRYRKKLDAQALQTGSSEEAAAIPSADGSLSGKVHDLIEGKDTPRKVIFATGGITNGEQALNILNAGASVAMVYTGLTYGGSGTITRIKREIANQA